DNA sequence from the Pirellulales bacterium genome:
GTGAAGTGCTATGCACTTGAACTTCCCCAATGTGATCAATGACATCCATTCCAGACACGACTTCACCGAAAACGCAATAGCCGTATTGTGACGGCTCCGATCCTTCATAATCGAGCGATGCGTTATCGGCTAGATTGATGAAAAACTGATTTGTCGCACCGTCGATATTGTCGGGCGGGCGGGCCATCGCAATGGTTCCCCGCTTGTTCTTTCGGCCGCGATGGGCTTCATTGCGAATGGGCGCATCGCCCGGCCGGGGCGATGATGATTTTTCATCAAAGCCGCCCCCCAGCACGATGAAGCCGCGATAGACCTCATGGAGCAAGGTGCCATCGTACTTGCCGCGATTGACATAGAACAGAAAATTGCTGACGGTCACCGGCGCAGTTTGGGCATCGAGCTTCAACGTGAATGCACCGGCAGACGTTTTTACGGCAACTTCAGGAAACGGATTGTACTTTGGTTTTTCAGACTGCGAATTCGACGAGCGATTGTCGGCTTGAGGCGTCGTCAGGGCGAGCGTTGGCGCGCTGCTCTCGGCAGAATTGCAGGCCGCCAGTGTCAACAACAATAGTCCCGATTGAATTCCTGCAACAAGCTTTCCAAAGTAGCCAGCCGCTCGATGGATTTGTGGGAACGAACTTGATTGCATGGCCGCAGCCTCCTAAATTGGCAGGACAAATCGAAGGTCAATCGCACACCGCGCTAAGCAGGGTCAAGAGTGCTCAGCACGACCGGGATGAGGCAACATTTCCGACGAATCATCCACGGAAATGCAATGCCACGCAACGTCGATTTTCGCGCGGGTCCGAACCGATGGATGAGGACAATGCTTGCCGGCCCCCTACCGATGGGCCAACACAAAAAAAGAACGGCTCTCGCCGCTGGGATTGGGGCAGGTAATCCCTGGTCGCGGACAGAGAGCCGTTGTCTCGTCGATGCTGCTCTTTTTGGGCTATACCCATCCGAAAAATCTACCCCGAAATCATCAGATTTGTACGCTTGAGTACTAGCACTTTCCGGGGTGATTGGTTCATACAAAGGGAATTCGATGTCCATTGCGGGAACAACAATCTAGGTATCGGTTGGTGGGGGCCGCAAAGATTAACCCTTTTCGGGGGGAAATTCTGAAACTCGCGCGTATCTGGCAACGCGGCAATATCGAGACGCTTCTTTCTTATTTCTTGGTCGCCCCACGATACCACGACGGTAATCGGGCGAGGGGGCCAGCTTGGAGTTCGCAAGGATGAATTCGGTACTACTGGCGACGATTTGATCAATCACCCGAAGAGCCGCAATCGCATCGCGCGGCCGAAGAACGGCACTGTCCTCATTAGGATAAACGTGTGTCAACGGCATTTGGCCATGGCTCGATTTGTGGTGTGTGTCGTCTCGGCGTCAAGGCCACCGACAATGATACTCTGTGAGCGCTCTCAAATGCCGGGTTGAAAACGTCCCTGCTTTCCCTAATGCAGCCGTTGTGCGATGATTCACCAATGCACGACTACTTCATGCGAATGGCGATCGCCGAGGCCGAAGCGGCGCTAAGCGAAAACGAAGTTCCTGTCGGGGCCGTGATCGTCTACGGCGAGCGGGTGATTGCTACCGCACACAACCAGCGCGAGCAACTCAAAGACCCGACCGCTCACGCCGAGATGATTGCTATCACGCAGGCTGCCCAGGCGCTCAATTCTTGGCGTCTTGAAGACTGCACCTTCTACGTCACGCTCGAACCCTGTCCCATGTGTGCCGGAGCCATTCTCCAGGCCCGTGTTCCGACCGTCGTCTACGGCGCTGCCGATCCCAAAGCCGGAGCTGTTCAATCCTTGTTTCAATTGCTCAGCGATCGGCGTCTGAACCATCAATGTCAAATCATCGCCGGAGTGCTGGCCGGGCCTTGCGGGCAGATGCTGACGCATTTTTTTCAGCAGCAGCGAGCGCTAGGGAAGAAGTGAACTGCGCACGGGCAGTTCGTAGCGATTGCACCGACGTTGCCGACGATGTTGCCAAAAAAACGCGTCGATGTTGCCTTTTCGCAGCGCGTGGCCCAAAAGCAATGCTAGGCTTTCCAAGAC
Encoded proteins:
- a CDS encoding nucleoside deaminase, which translates into the protein MRMAIAEAEAALSENEVPVGAVIVYGERVIATAHNQREQLKDPTAHAEMIAITQAAQALNSWRLEDCTFYVTLEPCPMCAGAILQARVPTVVYGAADPKAGAVQSLFQLLSDRRLNHQCQIIAGVLAGPCGQMLTHFFQQQRALGKK
- a CDS encoding peptidylprolyl isomerase — encoded protein: MQSSSFPQIHRAAGYFGKLVAGIQSGLLLLTLAACNSAESSAPTLALTTPQADNRSSNSQSEKPKYNPFPEVAVKTSAGAFTLKLDAQTAPVTVSNFLFYVNRGKYDGTLLHEVYRGFIVLGGGFDEKSSSPRPGDAPIRNEAHRGRKNKRGTIAMARPPDNIDGATNQFFINLADNASLDYEGSEPSQYGYCVFGEVVSGMDVIDHIGEVQVHSTSQFENSPVEPIVIRSMRQLK